The following coding sequences are from one uncultured Desulfobacter sp. window:
- a CDS encoding class I SAM-dependent methyltransferase — translation MTSLYEQRKEFFNQRAAGWLDNHYKNPDTDRHDLYAERLGSIVSFLNLDPDSRVLDIGCGAGVLVPYLLEQLSSAGRLIEMDFSDQMIKANQERHTDQRIRFICCDAAQMELEPQSLDAVICFAAFPHFSDPEQALKRMSKALKPKGHLVIAHLMSSSQLAAHHHSHTPVSQDRLPERETLFQWITGSGFDIETFKDEPGLYLVAAVKS, via the coding sequence ATGACATCATTATATGAACAGCGAAAAGAATTTTTTAACCAGCGGGCCGCCGGCTGGCTGGACAATCATTACAAAAACCCGGACACGGACCGGCATGATCTCTATGCAGAGCGTCTTGGGTCCATCGTCTCCTTTCTGAACCTTGACCCGGACAGCCGGGTTCTGGATATCGGATGCGGTGCCGGAGTGCTGGTGCCCTATCTTCTTGAACAACTCTCTTCTGCGGGCCGGTTGATCGAGATGGATTTTTCAGACCAGATGATCAAAGCCAACCAAGAACGTCATACAGACCAACGTATCCGCTTTATCTGCTGTGATGCCGCGCAAATGGAACTTGAGCCCCAGAGCCTGGATGCCGTGATCTGCTTTGCCGCATTTCCCCATTTCAGTGATCCGGAACAGGCGCTCAAACGGATGTCAAAAGCGCTGAAACCCAAAGGACACCTGGTGATCGCCCACCTGATGTCATCGTCTCAACTGGCGGCGCACCACCATTCCCACACCCCGGTCAGCCAGGACCGCCTGCCCGAAAGAGAGACCCTGTTTCAATGGATCACCGGCAGCGGATTTGACATTGAAACCTTTAAAGATGAGCCGGGTCTTTACCTTGTGGCAGCCGTTAAATCCTGA
- a CDS encoding Crp/Fnr family transcriptional regulator: protein MMKLLEENLLAHLQRPEFAELYAALKKRSYPKGAFVCQPESGENQIFIVAEGRARVYLGYEDKEFNIGILSKGDIYSAHTRAFVQALDKIELLTADVETFRQNMLDDPEVAKAMIGVLGSMLKNSFNIIENLIFKDVNSRLVGLLVNEAQRHGSPAPDGGIIIKIDLSVEQIAFLVGSTRQTVSTFLNQLSKQNLIQKLGRGKFLIADLARLEALEST from the coding sequence ATGATGAAATTATTGGAAGAAAATCTTCTGGCCCATCTCCAGCGCCCGGAATTTGCTGAATTGTATGCGGCCTTAAAAAAGCGCAGCTATCCCAAAGGGGCGTTCGTCTGCCAGCCTGAAAGCGGTGAAAACCAAATTTTTATCGTGGCCGAGGGCCGGGCCCGGGTCTATCTGGGGTACGAAGATAAAGAGTTCAATATCGGTATTCTCTCCAAAGGTGATATCTACTCTGCACACACACGTGCCTTTGTGCAGGCCCTGGATAAGATAGAGCTCTTAACCGCAGACGTTGAAACATTCAGGCAGAATATGCTGGATGACCCGGAAGTGGCCAAAGCCATGATCGGTGTACTGGGCAGTATGCTGAAGAACTCATTTAACATTATTGAGAATCTGATTTTCAAAGATGTCAACAGCCGTCTGGTCGGGCTTCTGGTCAACGAAGCCCAAAGGCACGGCAGCCCTGCCCCCGACGGGGGGATCATCATCAAAATTGATCTTTCCGTTGAACAGATCGCCTTTCTGGTGGGCTCCACCCGGCAGACGGTATCCACCTTTTTAAACCAGCTTTCCAAACAGAACCTAATCCAGAAGCTGGGACGGGGCAAGTTTCTTATTGCAGATCTTGCCCGCCTGGAAGCCTTAGAATCTACTTGA
- a CDS encoding secondary thiamine-phosphate synthase enzyme YjbQ — protein MQFSIKTGARTQMVDITAQVREIVRESGIRNGLVHVFSMHTTGAVTINENADPAVPVDILSCINKVIPFDDNFTHMEGNSAAHIKVSLFGPSETVALENGNLVLGTWQSLFFCEFDGPRTRKVNVTIIGT, from the coding sequence ATGCAGTTTTCAATTAAAACCGGAGCCAGGACCCAGATGGTGGACATTACGGCCCAGGTCCGGGAGATTGTACGGGAGTCGGGCATACGCAACGGGCTTGTGCATGTTTTTTCCATGCACACCACTGGGGCGGTGACCATTAATGAAAATGCGGATCCGGCCGTGCCCGTGGATATTTTATCCTGCATCAACAAGGTGATCCCCTTTGATGACAACTTTACGCACATGGAAGGCAATTCAGCGGCCCACATCAAGGTCAGCCTGTTCGGGCCGTCTGAAACCGTTGCCCTTGAAAATGGAAATCTGGTGCTGGGCACCTGGCAAAGTCTTTTTTTCTGCGAGTTTGACGGGCCCAGAACCCGGAAAGTCAACGTGACAATCATCGGCACATAA
- the tkt gene encoding transketolase: MADAENNNQDQLTVNTIRALCMDMVQKANSGHPGAPMGLAPAAYVVFKHFLKQNPANPSWVDRDRFVLSGGHASSLLYSLLYLFGYGLTLDDLKNFRQWGSKTPGHPEYGDTAGVETTTGPLGQGVANAVGMAIAERHMADRFNKGEQSVIDHYTYAICGDGDLMEGVAMEAVSLAGHMGLGRLILIYDDNEITIEGKTSITFTENTRAKFEAMNWHVVEVADGNDLDAIEKAIQSAKDAVSRPSLVKVSTHIAYGSPSKQDSPDAHGSPLGAEEIKVVKKFYGLPEDEDFYVPEEVLENTRKALAYGEQYEKNWQESFTKFKTLYPEEANLFVDAITGFLTKGWDKEIPVFKPEDGPVATRAASGQVLNSIAPNLPALMGGSADLAPSNKTYMNCAEVFQKEAWSGRNMRFGVREHAMGAIMSGMYLHGGVRPFGGTFLVFADYMRPAIRVASLMRLPIIYVFTHDSVAVGEDGPTHQPVEHVASLRAIPGLTVIRPADANETALAWKKALGTLNSPTALILSRQKLPTLDLSNSDGDMIWGGYTVKSAGKTPDMLIIATGSEVHISVAAAEVLEKEHNIKASVVSLLSWELFEKAPEAYKERILPAAVTKRLAVEAGISMGWEKYTGSQGKSISIERFGASAPGGTVLKEFGFSAENIVKTALEM, translated from the coding sequence ATGGCTGATGCCGAAAACAACAATCAAGACCAGCTGACCGTCAACACCATCCGTGCCCTTTGTATGGACATGGTACAGAAAGCCAATTCCGGGCATCCCGGTGCCCCCATGGGCCTGGCACCTGCCGCCTATGTGGTTTTCAAACACTTTTTAAAACAGAATCCGGCCAATCCGTCCTGGGTGGACCGGGACCGTTTTGTTCTGTCCGGCGGGCATGCCTCCTCTTTGTTGTACTCTCTTTTATACCTGTTTGGTTACGGCTTGACCCTGGATGATTTGAAAAATTTCAGACAGTGGGGCTCCAAAACGCCGGGGCATCCCGAGTATGGGGATACCGCAGGTGTGGAAACCACCACCGGCCCCCTTGGACAGGGCGTGGCCAATGCCGTGGGCATGGCCATTGCTGAGCGTCATATGGCGGACCGGTTCAACAAAGGTGAGCAAAGTGTGATTGATCATTACACCTATGCCATCTGCGGCGACGGGGACCTCATGGAGGGTGTTGCCATGGAGGCCGTTTCCCTGGCAGGACATATGGGACTTGGCCGTTTGATCCTTATCTATGATGACAATGAAATCACCATTGAAGGCAAAACCAGTATCACATTTACCGAAAACACCCGGGCCAAATTCGAGGCCATGAACTGGCATGTGGTTGAGGTGGCCGACGGTAACGATCTTGATGCCATTGAAAAAGCGATTCAGTCTGCCAAGGATGCCGTGTCCAGGCCTTCGCTGGTAAAGGTTTCCACCCACATTGCCTATGGCAGCCCCAGCAAGCAGGATTCTCCCGATGCCCACGGTTCTCCCCTGGGCGCAGAAGAGATCAAGGTGGTGAAAAAATTCTATGGCCTGCCCGAAGATGAGGATTTTTATGTGCCCGAAGAGGTGCTGGAAAACACGCGTAAGGCACTGGCATACGGGGAACAGTATGAAAAAAACTGGCAGGAATCGTTCACAAAATTCAAGACCCTGTACCCCGAAGAAGCCAATCTGTTTGTGGATGCCATCACAGGGTTTCTTACCAAGGGATGGGACAAGGAGATTCCTGTGTTCAAGCCCGAGGACGGACCTGTGGCCACACGGGCGGCGTCCGGCCAGGTGCTCAACAGCATCGCACCGAACCTGCCGGCGTTAATGGGCGGATCTGCCGACCTTGCACCGTCCAACAAAACCTACATGAACTGTGCCGAGGTGTTCCAGAAAGAGGCATGGTCCGGCAGAAACATGCGTTTCGGCGTCCGGGAGCATGCCATGGGGGCCATCATGAGCGGCATGTACCTGCACGGCGGGGTTCGTCCCTTTGGCGGCACCTTCCTGGTGTTCGCCGACTACATGCGTCCGGCCATCCGGGTGGCTTCCCTGATGCGTCTGCCCATTATCTATGTGTTTACCCATGACTCCGTGGCTGTGGGCGAAGACGGACCGACCCACCAGCCTGTAGAACATGTGGCGTCGTTACGTGCGATCCCCGGCCTTACCGTAATCCGTCCGGCAGATGCCAATGAGACGGCCCTGGCCTGGAAAAAAGCCCTGGGCACCCTGAACAGCCCCACCGCCTTGATTCTGTCCCGTCAGAAGCTGCCCACCCTGGACCTGTCCAACTCAGACGGCGATATGATATGGGGCGGGTACACCGTGAAAAGTGCGGGCAAGACCCCGGATATGCTGATCATTGCCACGGGGTCCGAGGTTCACATCAGCGTGGCCGCCGCAGAGGTTCTGGAAAAAGAGCACAACATCAAGGCCTCCGTGGTCTCCCTGCTCTCCTGGGAACTCTTTGAAAAGGCGCCCGAGGCATATAAAGAGAGAATTCTGCCTGCCGCTGTTACCAAACGCCTGGCCGTTGAAGCGGGCATTTCCATGGGCTGGGAAAAATATACGGGCAGCCAGGGCAAGAGCATCAGCATTGAACGGTTCGGCGCATCAGCCCCCGGCGGGACAGTTCTCAAAGAGTTTGGGTTTTCCGCAGAGAATATCGTAAAAACCGCCTTAGAAATGTAA
- a CDS encoding radical SAM protein, producing the protein MHYEGMVIRPPSEANSILLQVTLGCSHNKCTFCGTYRGKRFDIKKDDVIFEDIEFARTHFRRQNRLFLCDGDALILPMKRLVPILERIRDRLPWVERVGVYANSKSIKMKTDAQLAQLRDLGLKIAYMGLESGDDKVLTAIRKGADADTMVAMGKKLKRAGIKVSVTVLLGLGGREGALAHARETGRVLTAMDPDFVGALSLMLIPGTELNEQYESGEFQLPGAEEMLAELGAMIAATNLTDGLFHANHASNYLPIRAHLPQDKEKTLALISQALDGKVPLKPEYMRAL; encoded by the coding sequence ATGCATTATGAAGGTATGGTTATCAGGCCTCCCAGCGAGGCGAACAGTATACTGCTCCAGGTCACATTGGGCTGTTCCCATAATAAATGTACCTTTTGCGGTACCTACCGGGGAAAACGGTTCGACATCAAAAAAGATGATGTGATTTTTGAGGACATCGAATTTGCCAGAACGCACTTCCGCCGCCAGAATCGTTTGTTTCTGTGTGATGGCGATGCCCTGATCCTTCCAATGAAGCGTCTGGTCCCCATCCTTGAAAGAATCCGGGACCGGCTGCCCTGGGTGGAGCGGGTGGGCGTTTACGCCAACAGTAAAAGTATCAAGATGAAAACCGATGCGCAGCTGGCCCAGCTCCGTGACCTTGGACTCAAGATCGCTTATATGGGCCTTGAATCCGGTGACGATAAAGTGCTGACGGCCATCCGAAAGGGTGCGGATGCCGATACAATGGTCGCCATGGGGAAAAAGCTTAAAAGGGCCGGTATCAAAGTATCTGTGACGGTGCTGCTTGGACTCGGCGGCCGCGAGGGCGCTTTGGCCCACGCCCGGGAAACCGGCCGGGTGCTTACGGCCATGGACCCTGATTTTGTGGGGGCGTTAAGCCTGATGCTCATCCCCGGTACGGAACTCAATGAACAGTATGAAAGCGGTGAGTTTCAGCTGCCCGGGGCAGAGGAGATGCTCGCCGAACTGGGTGCCATGATTGCCGCCACCAACCTGACGGATGGCCTTTTCCACGCCAACCATGCATCCAATTATTTACCCATACGGGCGCATCTGCCCCAGGACAAAGAAAAAACGCTTGCGCTTATATCCCAGGCCCTGGACGGAAAAGTTCCGTTGAAACCCGAATATATGAGAGCTTTATAA
- a CDS encoding DUF4338 domain-containing protein: MQIKQQTFCGRKFTGKEIALIQEVVATCGGLSRRELAHTVCELLEWKRPNDRLKVRECSDFLELLEAKGALTLPEKKQQTKIVFHKSIPQTPCKQPHSTLRGSVEEFTPLEIQRVQNREQRDLFKELIGRHHYLGYAMPFGARLQYLIYVNRPHREIVGCIQFSSPAWRMRARDEWIGWTDERRKVALQKVVNNSRFLILAPIQNLASMILSCSLRELRDDWEQQYGLKPMLVETLVDRQQFHGGCYRASTWIELGKTTGRGRMDRFGKRHGADVKTILVYPLEKDAVHQLREGI, encoded by the coding sequence ATGCAAATCAAGCAACAAACCTTTTGTGGTCGAAAGTTTACCGGTAAAGAAATCGCATTAATCCAGGAAGTCGTTGCTACCTGTGGAGGCCTTAGCCGACGAGAACTGGCACATACCGTATGCGAACTTCTGGAATGGAAACGCCCTAATGATCGGCTAAAAGTCCGGGAATGTAGTGATTTTTTGGAGCTTTTAGAGGCCAAGGGAGCTCTAACCCTTCCTGAAAAGAAACAACAAACAAAGATCGTTTTTCACAAGAGTATTCCCCAAACACCCTGTAAGCAACCCCACAGCACTTTGCGTGGCAGCGTAGAAGAATTTACACCTCTTGAGATACAGCGGGTTCAGAATCGAGAGCAGAGGGATCTGTTTAAGGAACTCATCGGTCGCCATCATTACCTGGGATATGCAATGCCTTTTGGCGCCAGATTGCAGTATCTGATTTATGTAAACCGTCCCCATCGAGAAATTGTGGGGTGCATCCAGTTCTCAAGCCCTGCCTGGCGGATGCGTGCTCGCGATGAATGGATCGGTTGGACAGATGAAAGGCGTAAGGTCGCTCTACAAAAGGTGGTGAACAACAGCCGTTTTCTGATCCTTGCTCCCATCCAAAATTTAGCGAGCATGATACTGTCATGTAGTCTCCGGGAACTCAGAGATGATTGGGAACAGCAGTATGGTCTTAAACCCATGCTGGTAGAGACATTGGTGGATCGACAACAATTCCACGGTGGCTGTTATCGGGCATCGACCTGGATTGAGTTGGGGAAAACCACTGGTCGTGGGCGCATGGACCGATTCGGCAAACGTCATGGCGCTGATGTAAAAACCATATTAGTATATCCACTGGAAAAAGATGCTGTTCACCAACTCAGGGAGGGGATATGA
- a CDS encoding ISKra4 family transposase, translating into MNPAVSLSAVEHLPSPVIDPGQKCYDDIVNFLNSKENHSVKLSDLEQELEKRGRELMRILLQEHLDKLGPSHCEEPVCGADGIVRPKVRPQDRKIETVFGTVSESRAGYGNKGVASLHPLDARLNLPPELYSLELRRRVAENASKSSFDETVETIKKTTGADIPKRQVEELTQRAARDFDAFYEIRQCSPADETVTGPILVITTDGKGVVMHEQDLREQTRKAARKRKPQMESRLSKGEKKNAKRMATVAAVYTIDTFKRTPQDLLPGNDKSNTKTSPHPEQKRVWASLEKSAEQVIASAFSEASHRDPNHEKHWVALVDGENQQLRILKRMAKRQNVALTIIVDIIHVIEYLWKAGRAFHPKSGPELEKWVQYRLAKVLDGKAGLMAGGMRRSATLKKFTDKQRKPVEACATYLKNKAPYLEYHHYLDLGLPIATGVIEGACRHLVKDRMDITGAKWRLSSAEAVLRLRALRSSNDFDEYWNFHEACEYERNHRALYQHGEVPATKLPKPSPKRRGHLKVIK; encoded by the coding sequence ATGAATCCAGCGGTTTCCCTTTCTGCTGTGGAGCATTTACCTTCCCCCGTCATTGATCCGGGGCAAAAATGCTATGATGATATTGTCAATTTTCTTAATTCCAAGGAGAATCATTCAGTGAAACTCAGTGATTTGGAACAAGAACTTGAAAAACGAGGACGTGAGCTGATGCGCATCCTGCTTCAGGAACATTTAGACAAGCTCGGTCCCAGTCATTGTGAAGAGCCGGTCTGTGGAGCCGATGGCATTGTTCGACCGAAAGTGAGGCCACAGGATCGAAAAATCGAAACCGTATTTGGAACGGTATCGGAAAGTCGTGCCGGATATGGAAACAAGGGCGTGGCAAGTTTGCACCCGTTGGATGCCCGATTGAATCTTCCCCCAGAACTTTATTCCCTCGAACTTCGTCGCCGTGTGGCTGAAAACGCTTCAAAGAGTTCTTTTGACGAGACTGTCGAAACGATCAAGAAAACCACTGGAGCCGATATTCCCAAACGTCAGGTAGAAGAGTTAACACAGCGAGCAGCTCGGGATTTTGACGCATTTTATGAAATACGGCAATGCAGCCCGGCGGATGAGACAGTTACTGGTCCAATACTGGTAATCACCACCGATGGTAAGGGCGTGGTAATGCATGAGCAGGACCTGCGGGAACAAACCCGGAAAGCTGCCCGGAAACGAAAGCCTCAGATGGAAAGCCGGCTATCCAAAGGGGAAAAGAAAAATGCCAAGCGAATGGCAACCGTTGCCGCTGTATATACTATAGATACGTTTAAACGTACGCCCCAAGACTTGCTTCCGGGGAATGACAAGTCGAATACAAAAACAAGCCCTCACCCGGAACAAAAGCGTGTATGGGCAAGCCTTGAAAAATCAGCCGAGCAGGTCATTGCATCGGCCTTTTCTGAGGCCTCCCACCGTGATCCCAACCACGAAAAACATTGGGTTGCCTTAGTGGACGGCGAAAATCAACAACTACGAATCCTGAAACGTATGGCCAAAAGACAAAATGTGGCCCTTACGATCATTGTTGATATTATTCATGTTATTGAATACCTCTGGAAAGCTGGCAGGGCATTTCATCCCAAATCCGGCCCGGAGCTTGAAAAATGGGTCCAGTACCGCTTGGCTAAAGTACTCGATGGCAAGGCCGGATTGATGGCAGGGGGGATGCGTAGAAGTGCTACATTAAAAAAATTTACAGACAAACAACGTAAACCTGTAGAAGCCTGCGCAACGTATTTGAAAAATAAAGCACCGTACCTTGAATACCATCATTATCTTGACCTTGGCCTCCCTATTGCCACAGGAGTTATTGAGGGCGCATGTCGTCATCTTGTAAAGGACCGAATGGATATAACTGGTGCCAAATGGCGGTTGTCCAGTGCTGAAGCAGTGTTGCGTCTGCGTGCCTTGCGGAGTAGTAACGATTTTGATGAGTATTGGAATTTTCATGAAGCCTGCGAATACGAACGTAATCACCGGGCTCTTTATCAACATGGTGAGGTTCCGGCTACAAAGCTACCAAAACCTTCACCGAAACGACGGGGGCATCTAAAAGTGATCAAGTAA
- a CDS encoding acetamidase/formamidase family protein: MEDDKMKTEKKELGRRDFLKYTGALGVAMAMTKGLPSNAEAVEIKRWDMADKVHILGCNEMTSTAGYWDNSEKPALVIKSGEVVHIETSTHLGGKMVPGATIEDWENWYKEVIDRTQETYFYPDPETGAKKIKKGAGHHNLTGPVYVEGAKPGDILQIEILDIDPGAYGFNLNPSTDFMKLGILADEYEEGAVRWYSIDGKKKTYNFQPGIEIPVRPFPGTLGVALPKPGMWSNAPPGRHGGNMDNKELVPGTVLYLPVHTEGANLKTGDAHIAQGNGEVNLNALEGLFKNITLRITRRRDLKKLLDWPMLSTPTHWITMGFHTDLYESCRMATRKAIDFLHGYYGMDKMEAYAFCSQAVDLSVTQLVDYTKGIHASIPKACFVGEQYADRNTLLISQL; encoded by the coding sequence TTGGAAGACGATAAGATGAAAACTGAAAAAAAAGAACTGGGGCGACGCGATTTCCTTAAATATACCGGCGCACTTGGCGTAGCCATGGCCATGACAAAGGGGCTGCCCTCAAATGCGGAGGCAGTGGAAATCAAACGCTGGGATATGGCAGACAAAGTCCACATCCTCGGGTGCAATGAAATGACCTCAACGGCCGGATATTGGGACAATTCAGAAAAACCTGCACTGGTCATCAAATCCGGTGAGGTGGTACACATAGAAACAAGCACCCACCTGGGGGGCAAAATGGTTCCCGGCGCAACCATTGAGGATTGGGAAAACTGGTACAAAGAGGTCATAGACCGGACACAAGAGACATATTTTTACCCTGATCCTGAAACCGGTGCAAAAAAAATAAAAAAAGGGGCGGGTCATCACAATCTAACCGGTCCTGTCTATGTTGAGGGTGCCAAACCGGGAGATATTCTCCAGATAGAAATCCTCGACATCGATCCCGGGGCATACGGTTTTAATTTGAATCCGTCCACAGATTTCATGAAGCTTGGCATACTCGCAGACGAATATGAAGAGGGTGCCGTGCGCTGGTATTCCATTGACGGCAAAAAGAAAACCTATAATTTCCAGCCGGGCATTGAAATTCCGGTGCGGCCCTTCCCCGGCACCCTTGGTGTTGCCCTGCCCAAACCCGGCATGTGGAGCAATGCCCCCCCGGGCCGCCATGGCGGAAACATGGACAATAAGGAACTTGTGCCCGGCACGGTGCTCTACCTGCCGGTTCACACCGAAGGTGCCAATCTCAAAACCGGCGATGCCCACATTGCCCAGGGCAATGGTGAAGTAAACTTAAATGCCCTTGAAGGCTTATTTAAGAACATTACACTACGCATCACACGCCGTCGGGATCTGAAAAAACTTTTGGACTGGCCCATGCTGTCAACACCCACCCACTGGATCACCATGGGATTTCACACGGATCTTTATGAATCCTGCCGGATGGCAACCCGCAAAGCCATCGATTTCTTACACGGCTACTATGGCATGGATAAAATGGAAGCCTATGCATTCTGCAGCCAGGCCGTTGATTTAAGTGTCACACAGTTGGTTGACTACACCAAAGGCATTCACGCAAGCATTCCCAAAGCGTGTTTTGTCGGTGAACAGTATGCCGATCGCAACACCCTGCTGATCTCTCAATTATAA
- a CDS encoding CpXC domain-containing protein: MALINKCDITCKCGECFTAEYVSYVFADIDPELKDAILKDHFNCAACPKCGTTFFQEHPFIYRDEANKLWIEVGYPPNAVKGKDIPAIQGHYLEGQENYRQFKVADRTGLMAVLFSEDPELKKISYQLDENGPVLITPQKSDMPVVLFYEHHGLQLGQRLQASHHHGKPDTWVTNYCMALAVHNLFNSRLKPIDAERWNAVWQTTKPVTSAGIYEDFAVSFADFMDDAKAFSYSQPLQSQFFTALGSEIFNSAHYFAASFAELENALQAERTQTA; encoded by the coding sequence ATGGCACTGATTAACAAGTGTGATATTACCTGCAAATGCGGCGAATGCTTTACCGCAGAATATGTCAGCTATGTTTTTGCCGACATAGATCCCGAGCTTAAAGACGCAATCTTAAAAGATCATTTTAACTGTGCAGCCTGCCCCAAATGCGGGACGACTTTTTTTCAGGAACACCCCTTTATCTATCGGGATGAAGCAAACAAACTGTGGATCGAGGTCGGATACCCCCCAAATGCCGTAAAAGGCAAAGATATTCCTGCCATCCAGGGACACTACCTTGAAGGGCAGGAGAACTATCGGCAATTCAAGGTGGCCGATCGCACGGGGCTGATGGCCGTATTATTCTCTGAAGACCCTGAACTTAAAAAAATCTCATACCAGCTTGACGAAAACGGACCGGTCTTGATTACACCCCAAAAAAGCGACATGCCGGTGGTACTTTTTTATGAGCACCATGGCCTGCAGCTGGGTCAACGATTGCAGGCAAGCCATCATCATGGAAAGCCTGACACCTGGGTTACAAATTACTGCATGGCCCTTGCCGTTCACAATCTCTTCAATTCCCGGCTTAAACCTATAGATGCCGAAAGATGGAACGCGGTATGGCAAACAACAAAACCCGTCACCTCTGCCGGAATATACGAAGACTTTGCCGTCTCTTTTGCGGATTTCATGGATGACGCCAAGGCGTTTAGCTATAGCCAGCCTTTACAAAGCCAATTTTTCACCGCATTGGGGTCTGAAATATTCAACAGCGCTCATTATTTTGCGGCAAGTTTTGCAGAGCTGGAAAATGCACTTCAAGCGGAACGAACACAGACGGCATAA
- a CDS encoding OFA family MFS transporter, which yields MSGSDIPWRIQLAHRLDLNEMSDARHTPNRWRIAVVGTLLQVCLGTVYAWSFFQKPLVAAYGWSNSQVAWTFSTAICCLGLAAAWGGMNLSKIGPRKLAMAGGVLFGAGYLVAALALRMHNLVLLYIGYGFIGGAGLGLGYVTPVATVAKWFPDKKGFVTGMVVMGFGFGALVMSKLIAPTLMTSFDHNLVQVFFWIGIVMLILTLPAAYNLVNPPDGFIPAGYVPAQPAASHRSTADTAATGRQCVLSAKFFMMWMVLTCNVSAGIMFIGFQSPMLQALLKASYAAKYADPAALAAALAGAGATLIAISSVFNGVGRFFWGSLSDKIGRTNAFRLLVGSQIAIFIALIYIKSPWIFGALVCYVLLCYGGGFGAMPAFVLDVFGPVQMPVVYGVILTGWSAGGIIGPQLAAIIRDRFPDNPGVYTYAGGAILLSIGFAFSLALSDRPFASRTPAPD from the coding sequence TTGTCCGGTTCCGACATCCCCTGGCGGATTCAGCTGGCCCACAGATTGGACTTAAACGAAATGAGTGATGCCCGCCATACCCCCAACCGCTGGAGAATCGCCGTCGTTGGAACCCTGCTGCAGGTCTGTCTTGGCACGGTTTACGCCTGGAGTTTTTTTCAAAAGCCGTTGGTTGCCGCCTACGGCTGGAGCAACAGCCAGGTCGCCTGGACCTTCAGTACGGCCATCTGCTGCCTGGGCCTGGCCGCGGCCTGGGGCGGCATGAATCTGTCGAAAATCGGCCCGCGCAAACTGGCCATGGCCGGAGGGGTGCTATTCGGTGCCGGATATCTAGTGGCTGCCCTGGCTTTGCGTATGCACAATCTGGTGCTGCTCTACATCGGTTACGGTTTTATCGGCGGTGCCGGTCTCGGCCTGGGTTACGTTACCCCGGTGGCTACAGTGGCCAAGTGGTTTCCCGACAAAAAGGGGTTTGTCACGGGTATGGTGGTCATGGGCTTTGGGTTTGGCGCCCTGGTCATGTCCAAGCTCATTGCACCGACCCTGATGACAAGCTTTGACCATAATCTGGTGCAGGTTTTTTTCTGGATCGGTATTGTCATGCTGATTCTGACCCTGCCTGCCGCTTATAATCTGGTCAACCCGCCCGACGGCTTTATCCCGGCGGGATACGTCCCGGCACAGCCTGCGGCGTCGCACCGGAGTACAGCAGACACAGCAGCAACAGGACGGCAATGCGTCCTGTCGGCAAAATTTTTCATGATGTGGATGGTGCTCACCTGTAACGTTTCCGCCGGTATCATGTTTATCGGGTTTCAATCGCCTATGCTGCAGGCGTTGCTCAAGGCATCCTATGCAGCGAAGTATGCGGACCCGGCGGCTTTGGCAGCAGCCCTGGCCGGGGCCGGCGCAACCTTGATTGCAATCAGCTCCGTGTTCAATGGTGTGGGCCGCTTTTTCTGGGGCAGCCTGTCCGACAAAATCGGCCGGACCAATGCTTTCCGCCTGCTGGTGGGCAGCCAGATCGCCATATTCATCGCCCTGATTTACATCAAATCGCCCTGGATTTTCGGGGCCCTGGTCTGTTATGTACTGCTCTGCTATGGCGGGGGATTCGGCGCCATGCCGGCCTTTGTCCTGGATGTATTCGGCCCGGTTCAAATGCCCGTGGTCTATGGCGTCATTCTCACCGGCTGGTCCGCCGGCGGCATCATCGGTCCCCAGCTGGCCGCCATTATCCGGGACCGCTTTCCTGACAATCCCGGCGTTTATACATATGCCGGTGGTGCGATCCTCCTATCCATAGGATTTGCCTTTTCCCTGGCCCTGTCCGACAGGCCCTTTGCGTCCAGAACTCCTGCACCGGATTAA